The Arcanobacterium pinnipediorum genome includes the window CCGCATGGGTATCAAGGCGCTTGAACTCATCGGCGAAGGAAAGCCATGGGTTCCAGCAGTTCACTCTGTTGGTGCTCCACTCGAAGAAGGTCAAGAAGATACCACTTGGCCATGCAACGATGAGAAGTACATTACTCACTTCCCTGAGACCAACGAAATTTGGTCCTTCGGCTCGGGTTACGGCGGCAACGCACTACTTGGCAAGAAGTGTTTCGCACTTCGTATTGCATCGACGATGGCTCGTCGCGATGCTTGGATGGCTGAGCACATGCTTATCCTCCGCCTTACCGAAGAAAAGACTGGTCGCCAGTTCCACGTAACCGCTGGTTTCCCATCAGCATGTGGTAAGACCAACCTCGCAATGCTTCAGCCAACAATCGATGGTTACAAGGTTGAAACTGTTGGTGACGACATCGCTTGGATGCGTCCAGGCCCAGATGGTCGCCTCCGTGCAATCAACCCAGAAGCTGGCTTCTTCGGCGTTGCTCCAGGTACTTCCTACAAGACCAACCCAGTTGCTATGGATACCATGAAGGCAAACACCATCTTCACAAACGTCGCACTTACCGACGATGGAGATGTTTGGTGGGAAGGTATCGACGGCGAAACCCCATCACACCTTATTGATTGGCACGGCAACGATTGGACTCCAGAGTCCGGCGAGCTTGCTGCCCATCCAAACTCCCGCTTCACCACCCCAGCAGCGCAGTGCCCAATCATCTGCCCTGACTGGGAAGCACCAGAAGGTGTTCCAGTGGATGCGATCTTGTTCGGTGGACGTCGTGCAAACAACGTCCCACTCGTTGCCGAGCAGTACACCCCAGCACAAGGCGTCTTCATTGGCGCAAATGTGTCCTCTGAGGTTACCGCAGCAGCCCTCGACGTCAAGGCTGGCGCACTACGCCATGATCCATTCGCTATGCTCCCATTCTGTGGCTACAACATGGCTGACTACTGGGGTCACTGGCTCGACATGCAAGAAGAACTCGGCGATAAGTTCCCGAAGGTATACCAGGTCAACTGGTTCCGCAAGGATGCCGATGGTCGCTTCCTCTGGCCAGGATTCGGCGATAACTCCCGCGTTCTGGACTGGATCGTTCGCCGCGTAGCTGGTGAAGTCGAAGCAACTGAAGGTATGACTGGTCTCTACCCCAAGCGCGAAGACTTCAACCTTGAAGGCACCGACGTTACCGAAGCTGACTGGAACGCAATGTACACCCTCGATCCAATTTCGTGGGAAGCTGAAGCAAAGGATTCTGAAGAATACTTCGCACAGTTCGGCGATAAGGTTCCGGCAGCGCTTTTGGAAGAGCTCGCAGCTCTTCGCTCGCGCATCGAAGAAGCTAAGGCAGCTCTCTGAGTTTAGTTAGCTAGCTTGAGATGTGTGGCCTGAGGTTTTCCTCAGGCCACACATCTATATCTCTGGGTGCAGGAAATATCTAGCTGCAGGAAATCATCGGGTGGCCCAAAAATCTCTGGGTGCAGGAAATTGCCGGATGCAGCAAATCTCTATGCGCACCAAAATTTTACGCAGTGAAGTTGTTAGAGGTGGAATACTCCGCCAGAAGCTATAGCCAAAGAATACGATGTTTGATTCGTTAGCACGACCCGATGTTTGCAATATGAGCAGGAATAATTCTGCCTAGCAAGTTCCACAGATCTGCCGGTAGTATTATCTCAACCGTTCAATCCAATGGAGGAGGGACAGTGTCAGGTTTTGCAGGAGGCATCTCTATCCCCGGCTGGTCGCGTATTTACGCAGGGAAAGTCCGGGATATGTACATTCCCATCGATCAGCAATGGCATGATGGTCATGACACCATGCTTATTGTCGCATCAGATCGCATATCGGTACAAGACCGCGTTATTCCCTCCATTATCCCCGGCAAAGGTCAATTACAAACCGCGCTAACTATGTGGTGGTTTAATCAACTAGATGATATTGTTCCCAATCATTTGTCCACCATGAAAGTTCCCGATGAAGTACGTGGGCGCGCAATGATTGTCCAACGCTTGCGGATGTACCCTGTCGAATGTTCGGTAGTTGGGTATATGACGGCTGCGCTCTACGACGAATATCAACGCACTGGTTCAATTAATGGCGTCGAACTACCGCAAGGGTTACGTGAAGGTGACAAGCTACCGTCGCCACTATTTTTACCGGCACGAAAAGGGGCAGTCCAAGCAAACGACATAGATATCAGCTTCGAAGATTTTGCGTATATTGTTGGGCTGGAATTAGCTCGTGCTATGCGATCAATCTCGATCGATATATATCTACGTGGCCACGAGATGTGTGCTCGTAGCGGTATTGTTTTAGCCGATTGCAAATTGGAATTTGGTAGTTCAGCAGATGCGGGTGATGAGGAAATCGTTTTAGCTGACGAAGTTCTTACCCCAGATTCTGCGACGATGTGGTTAGCACAAGACTACGCTCCAGGAAAACCCCAGATTGTCATGGGGAAGCAGTTTATTGGACATTGGCTCCGTAAATGTGGCTGGGATCGAGATGCAGGTACACCGCCTCCACCACTGCCACGCCATCTAGTTACGACTGTTAAGAAACGCTACGAGACAGTGTATTCGATGTTGACTGGAGAAAAATAGGTAGGCTCGAGTGGTATATGTCATGTACACACTCTGAGACGATTCCGATAGTTGGCTCGCTAGTCTTTTCTCACTTAGTCACTCAGATTATTCTGTGACTAGAAGGAAAATAAAGGAGAAAATCTATGGACAAGTATATTGAAGACGTCTATAACGAGTCGCTACGACGCAATCCGATACAGCCTGAGTTTCAGCAGGCGGTGCGTGAAGTTCTTGAATCTGTTGAACCGTTGCTTGCGGCCAGAAAAGACTATCGCGATGCAGCGATTCTAGCCCGGATAATTGAGCCGGAGCGTCAGATCATGTTCCGGGTCGCGTGGGAAGATGATCAAAACAACGTCCATGTCAACCGTGGATATCGGATCCAATTTAATTCTGCGCTTGGCCAATACAAGGGAGGTTTGCGCTTCCATCAGTCGGTGACGCTCTCGGTTGTCAAGTTCCTTGGTTTTGAACAGATTTTTAAGAATGCGTTGACTGGGCAAGGCATTGGCGGCGGTAAAGGCGGATCGGACTTTGATCCTCATGGCAAGTCCGATAACGAGGTTATGCGATTCTGCCAGGCCTTCATGACTGAACTATCGCGCCATATCGGAGCTGATGTGGACGTCCCAGCAGGCGACATTGGTGTTGGTGCGCGCGAGATAGGATACTTGTTCGGTCAATACAAGCGTCTAGCTAATCGAAATGAAGCTGGTGTTCTCACCGGCAAAGGACTCAACTGGGGTGGCTCCCTAGTTCGTACCCAAGCCACTGGCTATGGTCTTGTTACCTTCGCCCAGGCGATGCTGGGTGAAAAAGGTGAGGACATGGACGGTAAAAAGGTTATCGTTTCAGGCTCAGGAAACGTAGCAACCTACGCCATCGAGAAAGCCCACGCGCTTGGTGCCCAGGCGATATCGATTTCAGATTCTTCGGGTGCAGTTTACGATCCTGATGGCATCGACGTCGAACTGCTCAAGCAAGTCAAGGAAGTTGAACGTGGACGCGTATCAGATTACGCTGCGCGTCGTCCTAACGCGCAATTCCGCGCAGGTGAGCACGTGTGGAGTATTGCAGGTGACATCGCGTTACCATGCGCTACACAGAACGAGATGAATGAAGCTGATGTTGCTACCTTGGTAAACAACGGCGTTAAGTTGATTGCCGAAGGCGCGAATATGCCGCTGACCCCGGATGCCATTGAGGCTGCGCAACGTTCCCATATTTTGTATGCTCCCGGAAAAGCAGCCAATGCTGGCGGCGTAGCTACTTCGGCATTGGAGATGCAGCAGAATGCTGGTATGGCTCAGTGGGCGTTTGAAAAAGTAGAAGATCGCCTCCGGGCCATTATGCTCGATATTCATCGTGAATGCCTTGAAACTGCTGACGAATACGGCAAGCCAGGCGATTATATGGTCGGCGCCAATATTGCAGGATTCCGTAAAGTAGCAGATGCGATGTTGGATCAAGGTGTTATCTGAGCCTAGATAGAGGCAGGTTTGATATAGCACATCGATGCCTAGGGATAGTAGGCATACTATCCCTAGGCATTTTTACCATAGTGAGGTTTATATTAACCTAGAACTATGAGACGACGAATAGATCCAGAGCAAGGAATTGAGTTGATTCGTTGCTATTGGATGGGTAGGGAACTGTCGAAAGCAGATCAGCAGCGCGCTATACGTTTTGCTTTAGAAGAATTTGCAGTGCGCCACCCAGGTAAATCAGTTGAGATTCGAATCCCGTGGGTGGGCGCAGTTCAAGCTATTTCCGGCCCGGTACATACGCGTGGAACCCCACCAAACATCGTCGAGATGGATGGTCAAACGTGGCTGGATCTGGTGATAGGACGCGAACCTGAGGGCCGTATTCGAGCCAGTGGCACCCGGGCTGACCTTAGTAGTTTCATGCCGTTATTTGGCCCAGCTCAGCTGCAGGAAAAACAGCGATGATAATGATCTAGCCAGGCGTAAAGCCTGGCTAGATCCACAATTACCATGCACGTCACCTGTTTGGTGGTGTCCAATCGTCTTCATCCCAATCATCTTCTGCTGGGGGTATATTGTACGAATCGTAACTCGACCAATCGCTATCGGGATTATCCGAATCGCTATCAGCAGATGAGTTGGACTTTCCTATGAGTTCTCTTTCGAGAGCTGCATAATCCGTTTCAGGGCTGAAATACTTTAGATCACGTGCGACTTTTCGCTGTTTGGCTCTTTGACGGCCGCGTCCCATAGGGATCCGACCCCCCTCAACTCGTCTTGGGGCGACGCGAAGTGGCCCCGCTATGTACATAATTGTTCTCGTTGATCTACTTTACAACGAATCGGTACCTAAACTCTAGGTGGCAGATCAAATGTGCACAGATCGTTACTGTGAAATGAGTAGTAGCGGGAGAAAATCCCCTGAAGAATACTCAGTATGTGACGTGTTCCATAACTCAACGGGTGGTTGTTTATTAATAAATCATCTCTAGGTTGTACATCATTCCTCCAAATCGCACTTTATAATTGAAATAGACAAACGCTTATTCTTGCGAGCAAAAAGATAGTCTACGAACTTCACCAGTTTCTGCGAAAGGAAACGCAAATGACCGAATTCGATACCGAACTCATGACTCCCGCTGAAGTAGCGGCACTCTTTAGAGTAGACCCAAAGACCGTAGCCCGCTGGTCTGATTCAGGTAAAATTCCATCAATCCGCACTTTAGGTGGCCACCGTCGTTTCCGACGCAGCGACATCGTGGCTATTTTGGAAAACAACACCACAGAGATTGACTGACTATACGATGTGATTTAGGGGCAACAAACAGATGTTTGTTGCCCCTAAATAATGCCTGGTTAAGGGAGGTTTGAGGATCTTAATCCGCAACCAACAGGCGTATAAGGCTTTACTTCATGATCTTGCGAACAATAAGAGCTGCGACGCCTAACGCCACTCCGGCAATGATGCCGATCGCTTTCATATCACCGGCTGCAGCATCATGAGCAAATGACTGAGCTTTTGCTTTAACCTCATCAACTTTACCCAAAGCAGCTACCTTGAGATCCTCTTTTAATACCTCGGGATCAAGCTTGGCAGCCAACTCGTTGACCGTAGCAGTTAGCTCTTCGCGCACGCGCTCGATATCCTTTTGGATTTCACTAGCAGAACGAAGATCTTCAACATCTGCAGGCGCTTCGTAATCGGTAGCCCGCTTAGCATTTGCAGCTGCACGGGCTGCTTCATTAATATTGCTCACTTCTCAAAACCTTTCTTAATGGCGTCAACGTTCTTTGTTAGACCGCTCTTGGGATCAATCTCAGTTTTTTTAGCCTTATCTAGTGAGCGCTTACCAATCAAGGCAAGTATCAAAATAATGACAAGCAGAATGCCGGCCGTAATAAGATAGCCAGCCCACTCTGGGACTATGAGTGCGAAGGCCATCGCAATGCTTGTGAAAATAAAACCCAACATGTACAGAGCAAAAATGCCTGCAACTGCCAGCAAGACACCGCCAACTCCGAGCCGCTTGACCTTTGTTTGAGCCTGGAGTGTTGTGTATTTAATTTCGTCGCGCACCAGTGCAGAGAACTGGCTGGTAATCTTAGCCACGAGCTCCCCAATGGAGCCCTGTGTACTCTTAGGCGTCGTTGCCGGATCAGCAGGTGGCTTTACTTGATCTTTGTGTTCAGTAGTCACGGACTACTCCTTTGCAGGCTTCATTTAGCCGATGGACATTTGACGATGATAATACTATTCTTTCACGAAATCTGGTCCGTGCGCGACCCCCGCGTGAAAACTGTCAAGAAAATTCATGAACGAGGATAAATTCGAGCCGAGACTGTGCGGCCGATTTTACGTACGGGGCGGAGCAATATCTCGCCCTCGGCCAACTTTGAGCGCCAGAGGAGAACCACGAAAACCAGTGTTATCAACGAGCCAACCACAATGATCGCTATGACGGATAAGAAGAAGTTATGTGCAACGTCGTCGTAACCAAACCCGAGCATCGCCAAAAAACCTAAGCCGGCTGAGATAACACCGATCACGCCGAGCTTCAAATGGCTCATCACGATCCGGCGGCCATCGATACCGCCTAACCGTCGTCGTAAAATCCACACGTGAATCACAAGATAGATCACGTTTTCGAGAGAAGAGAAAAGACAGAGCCCAATAACGGTCCACTGCGGTGGCCAAAACGCCGTCGTAACGTAGAAAATCGGAGTGATGATATGTAACGGAAGTACAGAAAAGAACGCCGTACGGGTATCTTCATACGCATAAAAGACCTTTATCAACACTGAATCGGCCGCGCCGGCAACTAAGCCCAAAGTTAGAGCGCTCAATACCCAGGCCAAAGACCACGCTTCGGCAGGAGTCGAGGTTGGAGTGACGACCTTAGCCACCGGAACCGCAAGGACGAAAATCAACGCACTGGCCAAAATGTTGAATGCACCCACGGTGCGAATCGTAACCGAGATATCAGCGCGCACCGAGGCAGAATCATCGCGTGCTGCTGCCCGAGACATCCGCGGAAATACCGCGGTAATAATCGAAATTGTCACCAACGATGTAGGTAAAGAATACAAAGCAAATGCGATGGTGTACATGAAGTTACCGGCAACCCCGGTAGTGTCCATCCCGGCGTCGATAGCGCGTTGCGTAGCGCCCGCAGCAATATTGAGCAAGATCATGATCGGTATCATGCCGGTGAGCATCAAAGCCAGCACCCAACTCCCGGCCCGTCCTACCGCTCCAAGCCCAGAATTACGCCACTGGAAATCAGGCCGATAGCGAATCCCGAGGCGACGCAACGGCCAGAACAAGATTACAGCTTGGACAGCGATTCCCAGCGTCGAAACACCACCAAGGATCATCGTTGGCGCCCCGGCCCAAGCAATCGCGGATGAGGGCGCGGTTGAATCTTCGGCGCCGAACATGGTTAGCATAAGAATCAACCCGCCGATTGCAACAATATTGTTCAAGGCAGGTGACCACATATACGGACCAAATTTTTCGTAGGCGTTGAGGATCTGGCCAAGCACAGCATACAAGCCGTAGAAGAAAATCTGCGGCAAACACCAGTATGCGAAGATAACCGTTAGCCGATACCATTCCTCTGACATCGTTGAGGCGTAAAGATTGACGATGATCGGTGCGGCCAGGGTGATAACGACCGTGAGTAGGCCCAGAGTTAGGAAAGAAAACGTGAGCAGTTTATTGATGAAAACAGCGCCTTCGGCACGTGACTTTTCAGTTGCGCGCACGATGGCAGGAACTAAGACGGCGTTGACCAATCCACCGGCGATGATGCCGTAGAGCAAATTGGGTACGTTGTTTGCGATGTCGAATGAGTTGGCCACCGGAGTTGAAACACCCACCACAGCGCCAAGCAAAATAGGGGAGCGAATCATTCCCAGAGCTCGCGAAACTAAAGTTCCTAAGAACATAATGAACGACGAACGGGCAGCTGATACGCGCGGTTGATTTTCGCTGGGTGTGGGTTGAGTTTCAGAGGGTTGTACAGTTTGGGTCTGATTGCTAGGTGTTTGCTCGACGTCGGGGTGCACGGTGGATAGGCGGACTTTGCGAGGGGCTGTTAGTGGGGCCCGGCCTTGTCCGTGCCGAGGGGTAAATCGATGTCGAGTACGAAAACGCATGCCACCAGTGTACCGATCTTTTTGAGGTGGAGTGGGGATCGGATAACGAGATATGAAAATCTCCTGCCCGTGCAGTAACGAAACCGCATGAACAGGAGAATAGGTGCGACCCTGACGGGACTTGAACCCGCGACCTCCGCCGTGACAGGGCGGCGCGCTAACCAACTGCGCTACAGGGCCTGATAAATCCACACGTATGTGGGATAGAACGATCATCACGGCTGATCGTTGGAGATCAACAAGCGCGATAAGAATGCTCTTCCAAAAGTGTAGGGGAGAAAATGCCACAAACGCCAACTCGGTTATCATCTGTGCCTATAATCACGGAGGTGGTTGTGGTTGTGGTGTTGTTCAGACGGTAAATATAGTCCGTTTCATCCCATCTATTCACCTTTGTCTACTGGTTGACACTCTTACTAAACCCATCGCAACTGTTATCCAGTCTGTTTCCAGCCGTGATAAGACAAGAAGTTGTGCCGAAACCGGGGTATATGGGGCGATGTCCTCATATACGGGGGCATCGCCCCATATACCCCGGTTTTGTAACAGGCAAACCTCATCACCGTCCTTGAAAACCCGACATTTCAGAATAAAACCGGGTTTGGTTGGCTGGCGTGGGCGTGGTGGCAGAAGAAACAATGTCTATGGGGTGGTAGCTCGGATAACCTGCTGTTTGGATGAGACGACCAGAGGTGAAAAGGGAAGAGAAGAGAAAGGAGGCATAGCAAGTAAGTTGCGTTCGACCCAAAGTAGGTTGTGTTCCACTCAAAGGGGAGTCCGCCCACGGAACAGAAATGAGGATCTAGATTAAACGCCAAAAACCCAGAGTCTGGGTAGACGAACAGGGCTTACACCGGAAACGCTGCCGGCCGCCACTTGTCTTACCGTGTTTGATCATGACATTGCCACACATTTTGCATCGAGGATATTTCATTCCTCAATCCAAACCGAATTCAACACCAACTTTCGGGCAACACACCAAGTAAAAACCAGATTTCCAGCAACACATTTTGTCCAACCACTTAGTTGACCCCAACAAACTAAAACACGCACTTTCACGCGCTACAGCAACGAAAACCAAACACAACAACAACACTCAATGTCCTATAGCCCAAGAAAACACGGTCTGGCTTGAGAGCTGGAGAGTAGTCTGAAAGAAAACGGGCTAGCGGACAATTGTTATTGATGGTTTTGCTGTTTTTCGTTGCTAGGGTGGGGTTTTCTGGAAAGAAACTCGTTTCGACTCGAGTTTTTGGTTGGACAATAGTTATTGATTTTGTTGCCAGTTATCCGCGTGATAGCAGGGAAAAATTGTGGTGAAAGTCGGTTGCATACTAGTGGGTATGAGATCGAACAAGAAACACTGCCCTACTTGTGGTGAAGGCATGGTCAAAAACGGTAAAGACAAATGCGGCCACCAACGCTGGATCTGCTGCTCATGCAAGGTAACCTCGCGTTGGCATAACGACGTCACTTCGCGGGATTTGCGCGCGTTCTTAGACGTTCTGACTGGGAAAACCACGCAGCGAGAACTTCCTGGACAGGGCCGGACCTTCCGACGCAGGAGCGCTGTGTTGTGGGAGATCTGGCCGATATGCGAACCCGATGGGCAAGACCACCGCGTGATCCATGTTGATGGTATCCATTTAGGCCGCGATGCTGTCATTCTGATCGCCTGCAGCCCCGAATATGTGATTGCCTGGCATGTGGCCAGACGTGAATCGACCCAAGCCTGGCTGGACCTGCTCGCGAAAATCCCACCACCCGGTATGGTCGTGGCTGACGGGGGCACAGGTTTCACAACAGCTCGGGCACGATTGTGGCCCTCCACGCGTGTCCAACGCTGCACGTTCCACGCCTATCAACAGGTCAAACGCTACACGACCACACGCTCACGAACTGAATGTGGCAGACAGCTCTACCGGATCGGTGTTGATCTATTGCATGTGAAAACTCCCGCACACGCGCACGCATGGATCGATAGCTTCTATGCTTGGCGTCACCGTTGGGCTGGGTTCCTGGCCGAGAAAACCCGTAACGAGAAAGGAAAACTAGTCGATAAACACGAGCGGCTCGTCAAGGCTGGCAATAGTCTGTCTAGGCTGGTCGATAGTGGCCATTTGTTCACGTTTCTCAATCCCGATCTTTACGATGACGGAGAAATAATCGGTTCTCTACCAGCGATGAATAACCAGATCGAGGGAGGTATCAACTCGCCTTTACGTGAACTGCTGCGCCGTCATCGGGGTATGAGTATCGATCACCGGATCCGTGCAGTGTCATGGTGGTGCTACCTACACACCGAGAACCCTGCCAACCCAGCCGAAATCCTGCGTATCATGCCCACCAACACGGACATCATGCGCGCTTACCAGCAAGCCGCAGCCCGACACCGAGCCGACCACAACAACCATCGCTGGGGCAACGGCCTTGACTGGAACGAACTCCACACCCACACACCCTACCGCAACGACTACTAACCCAAAATCAATAACTTTTGTCCTATAACCCAAGAAAACACGGTCTGGCTTATAAGGCTCTTCGCGTTTTAGCGGGGTGTGGAGATGCAGAAGTGGTGAAGGTAGTTCATGCTTAGAGTGTGAATCAAAAACTTGAACGTACCTTCACCGCTTATGATCCTACCGTAATTCTTGCTCGGCTTGTGAGTTTGAAAGATATTCGCGTCTTGGCGTATCACCGTCATGGCTCTCAACAGGAAATCGAAATTGAACAAGTCCTTAAGAGACCAACATGCCCACGTTGTGAAAGTCTTGCACGCGTTAAAGAAAGGCCAAGAGTACGGTATATAGATTTACCTGTCTATGGTCGGTCTATGAGCTTGTTATGGCGTAAGCACCGCTGGTATTGTCCAAACGTTGCATGTGATGTTGGTTCATGGACAAGTCAAGATAAACGTATTGCTGCTCAACGTTGCCAGATGACTACCAGGGCAGCTAAATGGGCGACCCAGCAAGTAGGCATGGGACGAACAATTAGCGAAGTCGCAGCTGAACTTGGTTGTTCTTGGCACACAGTCAATGATGCAGTAACTATGTATGGTCAAGTGTTACTACAAGCAGACCGTAAGCGTTTAAACAAGACTCACGCAATCGGGCTTGATGAAACAAGTTTCGTTCGCATACAAGGACACCGCACAAGTTATGTCACTACGGTATGTGACGTCGAGCATCATCAAATCATTGATATTATCCCAAGCTGTAACTACATAGACGTAGCCCGCTATTTAAAAGACCAGCCCAACGCTTGGAAAGCACGAATCCGCTATGCCACTTTAGACATGAGCCCAACATACCGTGCTGTGTATAACGTGGTATTACCCCAGGCAACTCAAATAGCTGATCATTTCCATGTGATTACGTTAGCCAATCGTGTGTTAGATACTGTACGTAGACGCGTACAAAATCAGACCTTGGGACACCGTGGGCATAAAAAAGATCCTTTATACAAGATTCGGCGTTTACTGACATATGGTAGTGAAAAACTACTGCCAGCAATGGTCCAGCGTCTAGAAAGCATGCTTGTGTTAGGAGATCCTCACGCTGAAGTAGCGATTGCGTATCGGATAAAAGAACGCTTACGAGAGTTTTATCAGCAAACAGATCTTGGTGTTGCGACCACCATGCTTGCAGAATTGATACAAACATGCCTGGATGTGGCTATGCCCCCAGAAATTCAGCAGCTAGGACGCACGCTACAACGATGGCAGCTTCAAATCTTGGCGTATCATCAAACGCATCTTTCTAATTCCATCACCGAGGCGTTAAACAATCTCATCAAACGTATTAAACGTATCGGATTTGGGTTCACGAATTTCAACAACTATCGCATTCGTGCATTACTGTATGCCGGTAAACCTAACTGGAGACTGCTGCATAATATCTTCGTGTAACCT containing:
- a CDS encoding ISL3 family transposase, coding for MNQKLERTFTAYDPTVILARLVSLKDIRVLAYHRHGSQQEIEIEQVLKRPTCPRCESLARVKERPRVRYIDLPVYGRSMSLLWRKHRWYCPNVACDVGSWTSQDKRIAAQRCQMTTRAAKWATQQVGMGRTISEVAAELGCSWHTVNDAVTMYGQVLLQADRKRLNKTHAIGLDETSFVRIQGHRTSYVTTVCDVEHHQIIDIIPSCNYIDVARYLKDQPNAWKARIRYATLDMSPTYRAVYNVVLPQATQIADHFHVITLANRVLDTVRRRVQNQTLGHRGHKKDPLYKIRRLLTYGSEKLLPAMVQRLESMLVLGDPHAEVAIAYRIKERLREFYQQTDLGVATTMLAELIQTCLDVAMPPEIQQLGRTLQRWQLQILAYHQTHLSNSITEALNNLIKRIKRIGFGFTNFNNYRIRALLYAGKPNWRLLHNIFV